A window of Sinimarinibacterium sp. NLF-5-8 genomic DNA:
AGGTCTACAACGATCTGGACGGCGAGATCACCAACTTCTTCCGCGTTTTGCGCAATGACCGCGACGAACTTTTGCGCAAGCTATTTTTGACCCCGTACTCGCGCGACGAGTACGACGCCTGTTTTGCACTGGCTCGATCCGGCACTGTCACCGATACGCTGGAAAAAGCCCGTTTGACGGCTGTGATTTCCTATCAGGCACTCACATCGGCGGGCGTCACGCGCGCCTCAAAACCGGGCTGGCGCTGTTGGGCCAAGCCTGGCTGGGGGCAAACCCCGATGGACTACTGGAAGCTGCTGGAAGATCGCCTGTTGCCGGTCGCCGAGCGTCTGCGGGCGGTGGTCATCGAAAACCGTCCTGCGCTTGATGTCATTAGCGCCTACGACAACGACCAAGCCTTGCACTACATCGACCCGCCATACCTTGCCAGCACGCGCTCCGAGGGGCTGGGCAGCTATCGCCATGAGATGAGCGATGAAGATCACATCAGTCTTGCCAGAACGCTGCACAACGTCAAGGGCATGGTGATGGTCAGCGGCTATGACAGCGACTTGTACCAGGAGTTGTACAAAGGCTGGAACAAGCAGGCGACCC
This region includes:
- a CDS encoding DNA adenine methylase; translation: MSTQVKHPPLRYHGSKWQIADWIIERLAPHFTYVEPFGGGASVLLRKPVSAAEVYNDLDGEITNFFRVLRNDRDELLRKLFLTPYSRDEYDACFALARSGTVTDTLEKARLTAVISYQALTSAGVTRASKPGWRCWAKPGWGQTPMDYWKLLEDRLLPVAERLRAVVIENRPALDVISAYDNDQALHYIDPPYLASTRSEGLGSYRHEMSDEDHISLARTLHNVKGMVMVSGYDSDLYQELYKGWNKQATQSAVEGRNQRVECIWLNPRLSRLSTQPRLF